The following nucleotide sequence is from Apodemus sylvaticus chromosome 2, mApoSyl1.1, whole genome shotgun sequence.
CACTTGAGCAGAATGTGGAGGTCAGCCTGGAGAAGTAGGCCGCCAAACCAAAGCGGAACACCCATGCCTGCCATCTAGTTGGCAGAGCAAGTGTCGCTGTTCTGCGCGGACGCGAAGCAAAGCCTCACGTTTAGCATCCGTAGCACAGGCGTGAACCCCGGCCATAACCCCTTAGGGGCCCGAGTAGACACGAAGTTCAGCAGGCTCAGGCTAGGTGTTGGGACACTGTGGATGGCCGGGCCGCTCCCTTTAGCCCTTACTCTCTGCCAGACCGGACCGACTGGTTCCAGTGGCTCACACAAAGGAATCTGGGTGGCCTTCCCTCTCCCCGGAGTACTGCCCCCGCCCCCTCCCTAAGCCTGCGATAAAATCAAACTGCACCCGCCTCTGGGCTAACGAAAGCCGGGAGAGGAAACCGATACTCGCCTGCCCGCTTAGGCCCCACCTCTCGCGGCTTTCGTTGCTAGGCAACTACACCTTCCACCTCTTGGGAAACACTGGAGAGCCAGCAGTAAGTGTTAGAATTTCAGGAAAGCATCCAAAGCTGCTACCCCACCCCATTCTCCCATGCTTCTCTAATTCTCCCAACTTTTACCTTTAGATCTTTCCTCCCTTTTGTCCCTGGAACTTAAAATAGCAAGCCTTTATACAATCTGTCGCCAACAAGCGCGCGTcctcacaaaaaaagaaatggactCTCAGCCCTATTCTTCAGAAGATGAGTTTCCGAGACCTGAAGTTATTTATATCCTACAGTGGGCTTCGCTCCTTCACGTGGCTTAAAAATCACAATAGAAGGTTTGTCTGTTAATAAGCAGGGAAAGGCTGCGTCCATCTCCCACTCCTGTTCAGATTTGAGGCGGTTAGTTTTAGCAACTCCCTTCAAAGGAACAGCAACCTCAAAGTTTACATCTTTCCCTCCACCCactgctgaggatggaacccgGGCCCGCAAGATGAAGCACACGAGCCCAGCCTCCAGGAAACACCAGAGTATCAATAGTTAGAATTTCACAAGCAAGTGctagaatttaaaatgtaaagttcAAGTATTAGACAAAGGAGaacaataaaatgatataaatctGGAGGGAATGTTCACACAGCCTATCTTTTTAGGTGTGCCTTTCCCATATTTTATTAAACTTGAGTTGTTGCTTTAAAAAACAGCATTATCAAAGAAACGCATCTGTACaaacattttacaaaagaaaactctAGCGTCAGCTACATCAAGGGCAGGCAGAAAAATAGATGCAGTCCaacaaagacatttaaaatgacTTCAGACGTCGGAAACGCCTTTTCTTCCCATACATACAAACGTTGGCGATGGCAGATGAACACTGCATAGGATCAACTAGTGAGCTGCTCTTCCTTTCCTGAAGGTTGTGAGGCAGGGAGCGAATGGATCAGCAACAACCCAGGAGAGCAAAAGCGCTGCTTTCCCATTTCAAACCCTTTAAGTCTTTGGGTAGATTCAAGTCGCTGGGAAACAACTGGGCTGCCTGGCACTAGCTTCTTAACCAAGCCATCTAGCCTTTGCTTAACTCCCGGGTCAGGTTTCTAGTGACTGGACAAGGAATTTCAGAAATGCGTCCTTCAAAACCAAGGGCGAGGAGGTGACCTGAGCTCAGCGTCTGGAGAACTTGTTtgtaggagagagaaggaagaggtcaAAGCTGGGAGGAAAATTACCTCCTGGCTAAGAATCAACTGGTCAGCCCAACTGGTCTGAGGTGCGGAGGAAACCCGTGGAATCTACAAGCTAGGTTCGCTTCTCATCTCCCCCAGCTCCTTAAGCTCCACCTTTTTGTATTTTCCCGACTTTCTCCGGTTGGTGACCACCAAGACCACCACACCAGCCACTAGCGCCACCACGACGACAGCGATGACAGCAATGAGGCCAGCCGTGAGGCGCTTCATGGAGAACTGGGGGGGCTTCTCGTCCAGGTAGTAGATGAGCGTCCGCTCCACATGCAGGGGCTCCCCACGCACCTGCAAGTCCAGGCCGCGGCGGCCGACGAATAGTGACTCGCCTTTGATGTCCCTTTCGAAGTAGTAGGCGGCGTCAGCGATGTCCACGTCTCTCAGGCCCTTCTGCGACGCGTTCTGCCGCAGCTCTATCTGGATGGTGGGCTCCTCATAGTGCACTGCGGACAGGAAGCTGGGGTGCAGCTTGTAGCGTTCCTGGAAGAGCCGCCGCAGCTCCGAGTCTAGGTCAGAGTGGTTGAAGGCTCGCTCGGTCGGTCGGTGGCGCAACTCAATGAGGATGTGGTGGGTTCGCACAAGTTCGTCGCAGCGCAGGCTCTGGTCTCCCTTGTCGGTGCGGCGCACGCCCACCGAGTTTACGCACCAGCACTCCGAGGTCTGGTTGCACTGGCGTGCCTTGAAGCGGCCCTTGTCGTCACACTCGGGGTCGTAGAGGCCATCGTTGTCCAGGATCGCGTGCTCGCTGGGCTTCACCAGGCTGCGGCCACTCTTCCCGGCGCTCATGCGAGCTTTGAGCAGCAGGCACTTGGAAGTTAGCGTGGAGCAGTCGACCAACGCCTGTGAGCCGATTGCTCGACACTGGCAGACCCCACCTGGGCCATTTGAGTTGCAGATGGTCATCTTGTTGGTGGGGCATGTGCAGTTGATCTGGGCCATGCAAAAGCGGGTCACCACCGCCAGCAGTAGCAGCATCAGCGGCGCTAGATCCAAGCCCCTCGCCATGGTGGGGGTGGAGTAGAACAGACGTACAGCTCCTGACCAGGGGCAGGGATTCTGAAGGATCAGGTTGGGTAGGACCCTGCAGGCGACTCCTGCCGGGCCGTTCCCTCCAGCTCTTATACCCTCCTGTACCTGTAGGACTGGTTAGCTGGTGACTCACTCAATGGAATTTGGGTGGCACTCCCTATTCCCAGGTCCCGCGGAGGAAGCCGCCAGTCCTGAGCTACCAGAGATAGGATCAGGCAGGGGAGGCTGCTCCTGCCACCTGCTGACCAAAACCCCCATAGAGGAAACCAGTACTTACCTGGCCCCACCCTGGAAAAGCTGTCCTCCTCCTGGCTCGGGACTAGAGCGTCCCACCTCCCCTAGTGCACCTCCGGAATTCCTTCAGAGGCCCAACCCCTGACTCCCCACGCCCCTACAATTCCAGACCCCCACAATCCCataccttctttttcctctcaacACAGTATCTTCAGTTTcgttccttccctcttttctagCTCTAGAACACCTTATAACACAGCTAAATTGTTCACTTTCTGATCACTTGTCTGTAAGCCCTATTCTAGGTAAGATGATGCAGATGAGGCAGGGAGATGTGAAGTCACCCACCCAGCCACTGATTTCCTAGTATTCTACCTGGGTTTTCTGCTTGGCTTTAAGAATTATAAGTGAGTatttatgaaaacaaaatgtTGCAGCATCTGAAGACAGGCTAGTGAAACAATTCTATTGCTACAACACCGGCAAAATCCAGTTGTCATGGGGTGTCACTTATTAAAAGTTCTAttgaacacacacatacgcatgtaCTTCTTtaagataaatgaaaaaagaaaattttgtaggGTCAGTCAGTCCACTAGGAGAGATGTACAATTTGATTCTAAGAGagcacattttttattttctttccctgtaTTCAATAGAAGTGGATGAACTATTAAGTATAATGAGAGAAGGGAGCCATGAGGAACTGTGCCTGTTTAATCAGATGAAGGACTGACAATCTTTTTTAGAATCTAGAGAAAGTCCACCATTCAAAGCTGTGGTAAAATTAACAATAATTAACAAACTATAATTATTCCAAGGTCCACCttcaaaatgcattttatattatcaGCATTTAATGTGCACCACTAGTATTCTGAACAAGGGTGTTGTTTGACTCATAGAAGCCAGTCGGACTTCTTTGCACCATTAATTTTCAAGCAATTCCTGAGGCAGACAGATGCAAACATATTATTTTGTCTTTACAGACAGAGGAAGTCGAGACATGAGGGACAAATGCTTACCCAACAGCACTAGGAGAGATCTGGGCACACACCTCTGATTTCTATCCCCAGTGTCTCTTCAGGTCTCTTGAACAACTAGCTTATCCTGTCCAACTTCCACCCACCTTGCCTCAGAGAAAGATCTAAAGCACAAATCTgtgcccatctttttttttttgttgagaagactgtgtgtgtgtgtgtgtatacatgcttgTGTTTGTATGCATTGGTATGTTGTATGTACAAGTAAGGAGATATCTTGGCTCTAAGAACAAAGTTCATGTCAAAGTTACTGTGTTTCCAAACGCTGTCATAGTTACTGCCATCATCATTGTATCCCTGCAAACTTCTCAGACTTTCACAAGTCTTTGCAGAGTTGAGTTCCTGGAATCTCCTCTTTATCTGTTCCAGTATACAATTGTGATTTTCTGTTCAACTCCTTGGTTACTGTCAGGAAGCCTTTTCTGATTCATCCCTCCCAGATGCACTCAGgaatatgtcttttctctgtacTGCCTTATCTTTTGCATCCTAGGATTAGCAAAAACTACCCTTCCTGGGACTCTGTTGCCCAGAGTAAAGtgggtactttttttttctgggaatctAAATAGACAAGGCAGCGAATGGTAAAGCTTTGTAAACTCTAAGACAATGTTATATcccattaaaaaaattatctcatCGCTTCACTTTTCAAGTGATTTGCTGGGTAGTCACTCTGTACTATAACTTTTAATGCCACCTCATTTTCATTCCTCTGAGTCCCAAGCCAGATGGAGGAAAGCTAGTGGGGCGGCAGTCTTAGGGCTGATACATATAGGTGATCATGTGTTGACTACTTAGTTAACTCGTGAGATTTTGTTATACACTGGGAGGAGTGGAGTAGTTGGTGTCCAAGCCTGGTATTCTCTATGGGAAGACAGAATGAGCAAAGATGGCCTCCACATCCCCTGGCTTCCTTCTTTAATAGCTGGTCCTGCCAGGCTCTCCTCACCAGGCACAAACTGATCCAGCTCTGATTCTCTCTTCCTCTAATTAAACACAAAATCAAGTACTAGCttaatttctctgtttttttttttattgtaacttacttagaaatacttaacaaaAGCTTTTCATCATCTCAGGATTGTCCAGTGCTTACAAGGAGCAGCAGCCATGTCAGAGTACTGCATCACGAGTATATAGGAGGCACTAGGTACTGTGTGTTGGTTAATTTCACAGTGAATTGTGCACAGAATGTCACAATATGGATATGACACTCCCTGTAGTGTATATGTGAACTATTTAAGTCTTCATGGTCTAGGATAGATTAATATCATCACATGTGACATCTTTGATTACCATTCCTACCTTAGCCCACTTTCTAAATGCCTAGTTTTAAGGAAGACTAGATAATGGCACCCCGAGTTTGCATTTACATGTATGCCTGAACAAAGAACTTTAATGGTCTTGTGCCTGTAGAAAAGGGGGATATGTTTTGATGAGGGGCTGTTTTAGGGTTCAGGTTAGTGTTACAATTGGGTTAGGGGTTATGTTTAAGGTTGGTATTTGGGGGTTAGGGATAAAGCTAGGAGATAGAATTAGGCTTAGTCTTCAGGTAAAGGTTTATGGTCAGTGTTGACTAACAGTTGGGACTGAGTTCACTTTAGAGTTATGGTTAGAAAGTTAGGGGTAGGCTTCAGTTTTGGCTAGTGTTGTTAGGTTTTGGGCAGATTAGGGTTAGTAGTAGAGAATGGGTTAGTGTTAAGGTTtgagttttggggtttgttttagGGTTTACTGTCAGGATTATAGTTAAGGTTTAGTTCATTTGGGTTAGGTTGTAATTAGGTTTAGTGGTAGGGTTCAGAAGAATTTACGATTGAGGTTGGGTTAGGACTACGTTTAAAGTAAGGGGTTAGGGATAGTGTTCTGAGTTACTGTAAGGCTAGTGTTAGGTAGTTGGCACTGAGATTATGTTTATGTTTAGATTTAGTGTTGGTGTCAGGTTAGGATTAAAGTTTGGTTTGGGGTAGTGTTGGAGTGCAACATTTATGGTTATATTAAGTTTATTAGTATTAGATTTAGGTTTATGGTTAGGGTTACATTTTATATTGGGTTAAGGTGGATTAGATGTAGGGTTAAGTTTAAGGTGTTGGGGGGATAGTTGTTAGAGGCAGAATTAGGGTTTCTCGTTGCTGATATATTTAGTTGTTGAATATAGGGTTAAAATTATGGTGAGAGCCAAGATTTGGTTTTGATGTCACTTTAGGTAGAGGTTAGTTGTAGGCTTAGAGTAAGGTTAGAGTTGTGGTTTAGATTAAAGTTAGATGTAAATGTGAATGTTTAATTTGCTTTGGAATTATGGTTAGAGTCAGAGCTAAGTTTAGGCTTAGGACTCAGGGAAAAGGAGAGTTTAGTATTAGGTTAGGTACAGAGTTTGTGTTAAAATTGCTTTATGGTTACTTTTAGACTTAGTTTTGTTGTTCAGGTAGATGGTTTTGACTATGGTCTCATTAGGGTTCTTATATAGTTATGCTTAGAAATATCATTAATGTGAGGATTAGACAGGGTTATGCTAGGGCTAGGCTAGGGCtaggctagggctagggttatgTCTGTGGTTAGTATTAGGGGTAGAGAAAATTAGGTTCATTTCTAAGATTATTAGAGTTGGAGGTATTGTTTGAGTTGTGGTTTTGGGGTTAGTGTTAAGACTAGAGACTGTTttaggtatatttttaaaattaatgttagAGTTGGAGATAGGCTTAGAATCAAGGACAGTGCTACAttgttgcttttgtgttttttcttctttcttctttttcttttttctcttttcttcttttttttccactttatttaCATTGTTGTTAAGATTACTATTTGTACTGAGGTTAGGTTTAGAGCTAAGTTTAGGTTTATGGTTCCTAGTACTGGGAGAGCCACTGTTAGGTTATAGATGGTTTAGTCCATAGTATGGTTATAGATAGCTTAGGGATTGCTATGAAATTCTATAAAAGTTCTGGCTATTGATATGATAAGAGTTAAGGTTAGTTTTAAACCCAGTTTTAAGAGTTTTGCTTGAGGTAGTGCTCTAGTTCTATGTAGGGCTAGAGATATACTTAGGGCAAGAGCTTGAGCTTTTTGAAGGCTAACATAAATGCTAGGATTTGGGTTAGTATTCAAGTTATGTGTAGGGTAGAGCTAATTTTAGGTTTATGGTtagtgtcttagagttttactgctgtgaacagacaccatgaccaaggcaacttttataaagtgtaacatttaatttgggctggcttataggttcagaggttcagtccattatcatcaatgcaggatcatggcaacatccaggcagtcTGGCGTGGGAAGAGCtgggaattctacatcttgaAAGGCCTGatgactgacttccaggcatctaggaggagagtctcaaagcccacccacacagtgacatacttcctccaacaaggccaaacctcctccaacaagaccatacctcctaatagtgccactacttggtccaagcatattcaaatcaccacagttaGGGCCATGGTTACAACTTAAGTTAGAGGTAAGGTTGGGCTGTCCTTAGAAGTAGTATTAGATATAAGGTAGAGTTTGGTTTAGAAGTCAGGTtggactcctgggcatatacccagaagactccccaccatgtaataaggatacatgttcgactatgttcatag
It contains:
- the Tacstd2 gene encoding tumor-associated calcium signal transducer 2, which codes for MARGLDLAPLMLLLLAVVTRFCMAQINCTCPTNKMTICNSNGPGGVCQCRAIGSQALVDCSTLTSKCLLLKARMSAGKSGRSLVKPSEHAILDNDGLYDPECDDKGRFKARQCNQTSECWCVNSVGVRRTDKGDQSLRCDELVRTHHILIELRHRPTERAFNHSDLDSELRRLFQERYKLHPSFLSAVHYEEPTIQIELRQNASQKGLRDVDIADAAYYFERDIKGESLFVGRRGLDLQVRGEPLHVERTLIYYLDEKPPQFSMKRLTAGLIAVIAVVVVALVAGVVVLVVTNRRKSGKYKKVELKELGEMRSEPSL